From Panthera tigris isolate Pti1 chromosome D3, P.tigris_Pti1_mat1.1, whole genome shotgun sequence, one genomic window encodes:
- the OGFOD2 gene encoding 2-oxoglutarate and iron-dependent oxygenase domain-containing protein 2, whose product MGVPEEEPPEVTPDGAFSRKHIPGPSAANLETVAEARGVPESGVINPHVVDGGTVRRNEKTTRSVRRGCSPQSGPGASFPIADPFSGAESSSSSALANSERTLASRATAAPPPPSGACRKCPYGTLRGDARLLTVATAGGPRRFCRCACFCSENLYVARYRLHVRFRGEEQLRRDYGPILRSRGCVSPQDFQQLLAELEEEVERRQRLGQEAAARKALIARSYHPVRPHIYNTLQDEALAPEFLAAAEYSTSPGADLEGLLQRLETVSGEKRIYRLPVFTAPFCQALLEELEHFEHSDMPKGRPNTMNNYGVLLHELGLDEPLVTPLRERFLQPLMALLYPDCGGGWLDSHRAFVVKYAPGQDRELGCHYDNAELTLNVALGKAFTGGALYFGDLFQAPSALARPLEVEHVVGRGILHQGGQLHGARPLGTGERWNLVVWLRASAVRNRLCPMCCRKPELVDDDGFGDGFTREEPTTVDACALT is encoded by the exons ATGGGTGTCCCCGAG GAGGAGCCACCGGAAGTCACGCCGGACGGAGCGTTTTCGAGAAAACACATCCCGGGGCCGTCAGCAGCGAATCTGGAGACCGTGGCGGAGGCTCGAGGAGTGCCGG aaagtggggtgaTTAATCCCCACGTCGTGGATGGGGGAACTGTGAGGCGGAACGAGAAGACCACACGCTCTGTCCGCCGAGGCTGCTCGCCCCAGTCCGGCCCCGGAGCGTCTTTCCCCATTGCAGACCCGTTTTCTGGCGCGGAGTCTTCGTCCTCTTCTGCACTTGCGAACTCAGAACGGACCCTTGCCTCCCGTGCCACCgccgcgcccccacccccgtcgGGGGCGTGCCGGAAGTGCCCCTACGGAACCCTGCGGGGCGACGCTCGCCTCCTCACCGTGGCGACGGCTGGGGGCCCGAGGCGCTTCTGCCGCTGCGCCTGCTTCTGCTCGGAGAACTTGTACGTGGCGCGCTACCGGCTCCACGTGCGCTTCCGGGGCGAGGAGCAGCTTCGCCGGGACTATGGCCCG ATCCTGCGCAGCCGAGGATGTGTCAGCCCCCAAGACTTCCAGCAGCTATTAGCAGAG CTCGAGGAGGAGGTGGAACGGCGGCAGCGGCTGGGGCAGGAGGCGGCCGCCAGGAAAGCCCTCATCGCACGCTCCTACCACCCGGTGCGGCCTCACATCTACAACACGCTGCAG GATGAGGCCCTGGCCCCTGAGTTTTTGGCCGCAGCCGAGTACAGCACATCGCCGGGTGCAGACCTTGAAGGCCTTCTCCAGCGGCTGGAGACAGTGTCTG GGGAGAAGCGTATCTACCGGCTGCCGGTCTTTACAGCGCCATTCTGCCAGGCCCTGCTGGAGGAGCTGGAGCACTTCGAGCACTCGGACATGCCCAAGGGAAGACCCAACACCATGAACAACTATGGG GTGTTGCTGCACGAGCTAGGCCTGGATGAGCCGCTGGTGACTCCGCTGCGGGAACGCTTCCTGCAGCCACTGATGGCCCTGCTGTACCCAGACTGCGGTGGGGGCTGGCTCGACAGCCACCGTGCCTTTGTGGTCAAATATGCACCGGGCCAGGACCGTGAGCTAGGCTGCCACTATGATAATGCCGAACTCACCCTCAACGTGGCCCTTGGCAAGGCCTTCACGGGGGGCGCCCTGTACTTCGGGGACCTCTTCCAG GCACCTTCAGCCCTGGCCAGGCCCCTGGAGGTGGAACACGTGGTGGGCCGGGGCATCCTGCACCAGGGTGGCCAGCTGCACGGGGCCCGGCCCCTAGGCACTGGCGAGCGCTGGAACCTTGTCGTCTGGCTCCGGGCCTCTGCTGTGCGCAACCGCCTGTGCCCCATGTGCTGCCGGAAACCTGAGCTGGTGGACGACGATGGCTTCGGCGACGGCTTCACTCGTGAGGAGCCCACCACGGTGGATGCGTGCGCACTGACCTGA